A genome region from Deltaproteobacteria bacterium includes the following:
- the ppk1 gene encoding polyphosphate kinase 1, with translation MVSKKIKKNHQRKFKKSLTKKSLKVKKIKGHKQELPIEISKEFTNREIGWLYFNFRVLFEARDVRNPLLERVKFLSIASSNLDEFIMKRVGRLKKQLAYGILSKSSDGQTPFQQLSGIRKNVKDMIKELAHSFKGLKKELVHEGIHLLKWNELTTLEKEQIRSYYLKNIFPVLTPLSVDPGHPFPFISNLSTSLGVTLRHPEHKEKLFARVKIPKVFSQWMSVNEYKYVSLIDVIVANLADLFPMMKVLNVMPFRLTRNADMDSSDEDAEDLLEQIEEEIRQRRFAEVVRLEHGPKPDPWMLKFLMDELELSENEVYEHPGLLDYTDLNIIYEIHRPDLKFKPYKAVTPLVFADESQSIFLAIKHQDLLTHHPYESFKNTVERFVKEASVDPKVLAIKMTLYRTGDNSPFVKALIRAAEEGKQVVCLVELKARFDEERNIYWAQELENAGVHVVYGVLGLKTHAKTILVVRQENEDLKCYAHIGTGNYNSATSRFYSDFGLFTDDETITQELVEFFHFLTGRSLKTNYQNLMIAPINMFQKFKSMIQREADHAKNGRPSHIIAKFNSMEENEISLALYEASKLGTLIDLIVRGFCCVRPGVPGLSENMRVISIIGRFLEHSRLFYFRNGQEDPLDGEFYLGSADWMYRNLHGRVEAIVPIFDRVLKEKLWQTLQLCLNDQRQSWLMQPDGRYIKRDLNQEGVHQKLMQIAKQSVQIIEES, from the coding sequence ATGGTTTCAAAAAAAATAAAAAAAAACCATCAAAGAAAGTTTAAAAAAAGTCTTACTAAAAAAAGTCTTAAAGTTAAGAAAATAAAGGGTCATAAACAAGAATTGCCAATTGAAATTTCTAAGGAGTTTACAAATCGAGAAATTGGTTGGTTGTATTTTAATTTTCGTGTTTTATTTGAAGCTAGGGATGTGCGTAATCCTTTGTTAGAAAGAGTTAAATTTTTATCCATTGCCAGTTCGAATTTAGATGAATTCATTATGAAAAGAGTGGGACGGCTTAAAAAACAATTGGCCTATGGAATTTTATCTAAGTCCTCTGATGGTCAGACTCCGTTTCAGCAATTGAGTGGTATCAGAAAAAATGTCAAAGACATGATTAAAGAGCTAGCCCACTCATTTAAAGGATTAAAAAAGGAACTCGTTCATGAAGGAATTCATTTGTTAAAGTGGAACGAGTTGACAACTTTAGAAAAAGAACAAATTCGCTCTTATTATTTAAAAAATATATTTCCAGTTTTAACCCCATTGTCAGTGGATCCAGGCCACCCTTTTCCCTTTATTTCAAATCTTTCGACCTCGCTAGGGGTCACATTAAGACACCCAGAACATAAAGAAAAATTATTTGCAAGAGTGAAAATTCCTAAAGTTTTTTCGCAATGGATGAGTGTTAACGAGTATAAGTATGTGAGTTTAATTGATGTGATTGTGGCAAACTTAGCAGATCTGTTTCCAATGATGAAAGTTTTAAACGTGATGCCATTTCGCTTAACGCGAAATGCAGATATGGATTCCAGTGATGAAGATGCTGAGGATTTGCTCGAACAGATCGAAGAAGAAATTCGTCAGCGTCGTTTTGCTGAAGTCGTAAGGCTAGAGCATGGTCCTAAACCTGACCCTTGGATGTTAAAATTTTTAATGGACGAACTTGAATTGTCCGAAAATGAAGTCTATGAACATCCAGGGTTATTAGATTATACAGATTTAAATATCATTTATGAAATTCACCGTCCTGACTTGAAATTTAAACCTTACAAAGCGGTAACGCCCCTTGTATTTGCAGATGAAAGCCAGTCCATTTTCCTGGCCATTAAGCATCAGGATTTGCTGACTCATCATCCTTATGAAAGTTTCAAGAACACGGTAGAAAGATTCGTCAAAGAAGCCAGTGTGGATCCCAAAGTTTTAGCCATTAAAATGACTTTGTATCGAACCGGAGACAATTCTCCATTTGTAAAAGCCCTGATCAGAGCCGCGGAAGAGGGTAAACAAGTTGTTTGTTTGGTTGAATTAAAAGCCCGCTTTGATGAGGAACGAAATATTTATTGGGCTCAAGAATTAGAAAATGCAGGTGTTCATGTGGTCTATGGAGTCCTGGGTTTAAAAACCCATGCAAAAACCATCTTGGTCGTCCGGCAGGAAAATGAAGATTTAAAATGTTACGCTCATATAGGTACTGGAAATTACAACTCAGCAACTTCGAGGTTTTATTCGGACTTTGGCTTGTTTACAGACGATGAGACGATCACCCAAGAGCTTGTTGAGTTTTTTCATTTCTTAACAGGGAGGTCATTAAAAACAAATTATCAAAACTTGATGATTGCTCCCATAAACATGTTTCAAAAATTCAAATCAATGATTCAAAGAGAAGCGGATCATGCTAAAAATGGAAGGCCTTCCCACATCATTGCTAAATTTAATAGCATGGAGGAAAATGAAATTTCTTTAGCCTTGTATGAGGCTTCAAAATTAGGAACTCTTATTGATTTGATTGTTCGAGGCTTTTGTTGTGTAAGACCTGGAGTTCCTGGGCTTAGTGAAAACATGAGAGTTATCTCTATCATTGGAAGGTTTCTTGAGCATTCCAGATTATTCTATTTTCGCAATGGACAGGAGGATCCTTTGGATGGAGAATTTTACTTAGGTTCGGCCGATTGGATGTACAGAAACCTTCATGGA